Proteins co-encoded in one Rhodococcus sp. PAMC28707 genomic window:
- the ugpC gene encoding sn-glycerol-3-phosphate ABC transporter ATP-binding protein UgpC yields MASITFDRASRLFPGSDAPAVDALDLEIEDGEFLVLVGPSGCGKSTSLRMLAGLEEVNSGRILIGGKDVTDAEPKDRDIAMVFQNYALYPHMSVAENMGFALKLAKASKEEINTRVLEAARLLDLEDYLDRKPKALSGGQRQRVAMGRAIVRQPQVFLMDEPLSNLDAKLRVQTRTQIAQLQRRLATTTVYVTHDQVEAMTMGDRVAVLKGGVLQQCASPRELYRTPVNVFVAGFMGSPSMNLFTLPITYGGVQIGDQVIPVQREALAASSGAEVVFGVRPEHVQIADSGVKLEIDIVEELGSEAFVFGRADINGRTQTIVARADWRDPPQKGQVVHVRFDEAHAHLFDGSGDGQRLG; encoded by the coding sequence ATGGCATCGATTACCTTCGATCGCGCGAGCAGGCTTTTCCCGGGCTCGGATGCGCCTGCAGTGGACGCACTGGACCTGGAGATAGAGGACGGCGAGTTCCTCGTCCTCGTCGGCCCCTCCGGTTGCGGCAAGTCCACCTCGCTCCGCATGCTTGCCGGTCTCGAAGAAGTGAACAGCGGACGGATCCTCATCGGGGGCAAGGACGTCACCGACGCCGAGCCCAAGGATCGCGATATCGCGATGGTGTTCCAAAACTATGCGCTCTATCCGCACATGAGCGTCGCCGAGAACATGGGCTTCGCGCTCAAGCTGGCCAAGGCGAGCAAGGAAGAGATCAACACGCGAGTGCTCGAGGCTGCGAGGCTGCTCGACCTGGAGGACTACCTCGACCGGAAGCCGAAGGCACTCTCCGGTGGTCAACGGCAGCGAGTCGCCATGGGGCGCGCCATCGTGCGTCAGCCGCAGGTATTTCTCATGGACGAACCACTGTCCAACCTCGACGCCAAGTTGCGGGTGCAGACGCGTACCCAGATCGCCCAACTGCAACGGCGGTTGGCCACCACCACGGTCTACGTGACGCACGATCAAGTGGAAGCAATGACGATGGGAGACCGCGTCGCAGTCTTGAAGGGTGGAGTGCTGCAGCAGTGCGCTTCACCGCGCGAGCTGTACCGAACCCCGGTCAACGTATTCGTCGCGGGTTTCATGGGTTCGCCGTCGATGAATCTGTTCACGCTGCCGATTACCTACGGCGGGGTGCAGATCGGTGATCAAGTCATTCCGGTTCAGCGCGAGGCCCTTGCGGCGTCGTCCGGGGCGGAGGTCGTGTTCGGTGTCAGGCCTGAGCACGTGCAGATCGCAGACTCGGGAGTGAAGCTCGAAATCGACATCGTCGAGGAACTCGGCTCGGAAGCTTTCGTGTTCGGTCGCGCTGATATCAACGGCCGGACGCAGACGATCGTCGCGCGCGCCGACTGGCGCGATCCACCGCAGAAGGGTCAGGTCGTGCACGTACGGTTCGACGAGGCCCATGCGCATCTGTTCGACGGATCGGGTGACGGGCAGCGGCTGGGCTGA
- a CDS encoding multicopper oxidase domain-containing protein yields the protein MDGISRRSVFRSLALVAAVAGGAALPSSSVARRAFADDIFGGRSPLLFHSPTLAPFRDELPRLPVVGGSQVSLDARSAMHSFHADLPAGPTFGYGEVDYLGPTIESVQGQPWTLNYTNRTEGNPLAADVDTSLHGMSEQDRQMTPTSLHLHGSITPPDSDGNSEMLVRPGESLTHRFPGLNEAAGLWYHDHAMSMTRINVYAGLVGTNLVRDQFDSGFADNSLGLPSGEFEVPLVLQEKIMNPDGSMSIRSNITVPQGKWEGGATGDVGVVNGKIWPTMEVARGLYRFRIVNAGSYSVWNLFFGNRMRFWVIGNDGGLLDAPVQTDSIRLAPAERVDVLVDFGSLAPGELVELRNDEPPPAQAASLGAVPMPLFCQFRVASGRGFLGDVMTMYRGGKGQPPLLPTVPAAQVQRTVTVNQPSAGLSLAPPMMTLNNLRYSDPDIEMPTQGVVEQWNIVNTTLEPHPIHLHLVHFRTLGRAPVDLTAYMRDSPRPDVGVKWAPDVERYVTGPLSPPAAWESGAKDTVNTYPGTVTRILVRFPTADELEFDPDATFAGPAPVHDGGHGAHEAAGGQGGSTELQGYMWHCHMLDHEDHEMMLRYRLRA from the coding sequence GTGGACGGTATTTCGCGCAGGTCGGTCTTTCGGAGCCTCGCTTTGGTTGCTGCCGTTGCCGGGGGTGCAGCGCTGCCGTCGAGTTCGGTAGCTCGGCGGGCTTTCGCCGACGATATCTTCGGCGGCCGTAGCCCTTTGCTGTTCCATTCGCCCACGCTTGCTCCGTTTCGTGACGAGTTGCCGAGGCTGCCGGTTGTCGGGGGTTCGCAGGTGTCGCTCGATGCGCGCAGCGCGATGCATTCGTTCCATGCCGATCTCCCGGCCGGTCCGACGTTCGGATACGGCGAAGTCGATTATCTGGGCCCGACCATCGAGTCCGTGCAGGGTCAGCCGTGGACGTTGAATTACACCAATCGCACCGAAGGCAATCCGCTCGCAGCCGATGTGGATACTTCGCTGCACGGGATGAGCGAGCAGGACCGGCAGATGACTCCGACGTCGTTGCATCTGCATGGGAGTATCACTCCGCCGGACAGTGACGGTAACTCCGAGATGCTCGTCCGCCCGGGTGAATCTCTCACTCATAGGTTTCCGGGGCTCAACGAGGCTGCAGGGCTCTGGTACCACGATCACGCGATGTCGATGACGCGCATCAATGTCTACGCGGGTTTGGTCGGAACGAATCTGGTTCGGGATCAATTCGATTCGGGCTTCGCCGACAATTCTCTGGGGTTACCGTCCGGTGAGTTCGAAGTACCGTTGGTGCTGCAGGAAAAGATCATGAATCCCGACGGCAGCATGAGCATCAGATCCAATATCACTGTTCCTCAGGGAAAATGGGAAGGCGGCGCGACCGGAGACGTCGGCGTCGTCAATGGGAAGATCTGGCCGACGATGGAAGTCGCGCGTGGGCTCTACCGCTTTCGTATCGTCAACGCCGGCTCCTACAGCGTGTGGAATCTGTTCTTCGGCAACAGAATGCGGTTCTGGGTGATCGGGAACGACGGCGGGCTTCTCGATGCGCCGGTGCAGACCGACAGTATTCGACTGGCGCCGGCCGAACGGGTCGATGTGCTGGTCGATTTCGGCTCGCTGGCACCCGGCGAACTGGTCGAGCTCCGCAACGACGAGCCGCCACCCGCCCAGGCTGCATCGTTGGGAGCGGTGCCGATGCCATTGTTCTGTCAGTTCAGGGTGGCGTCGGGCCGAGGATTTCTCGGTGACGTCATGACGATGTATCGCGGCGGCAAGGGCCAGCCACCACTGCTCCCGACGGTTCCTGCTGCTCAGGTGCAGCGGACGGTGACCGTCAATCAGCCTTCGGCAGGGTTGTCATTGGCGCCGCCGATGATGACGCTCAACAACCTTCGATACAGCGACCCGGATATCGAGATGCCGACGCAGGGCGTCGTCGAACAATGGAACATCGTCAACACCACCCTCGAACCCCACCCGATTCACCTGCATCTGGTGCACTTTCGCACGCTCGGTCGAGCGCCTGTGGATCTGACGGCGTACATGCGTGACAGCCCGCGCCCGGACGTCGGCGTCAAGTGGGCTCCCGACGTCGAGCGGTATGTGACCGGGCCGCTGTCTCCGCCGGCCGCATGGGAGTCGGGTGCGAAGGACACCGTCAACACGTACCCGGGGACCGTCACGCGAATTCTGGTGCGATTCCCCACCGCTGATGAGCTCGAATTCGACCCTGACGCGACTTTCGCAGGCCCTGCACCTGTGCACGATGGCGGCCACGGTGCTCACGAGGCTGCTGGTGGGCAGGGTGGTTCTACCGAGCTGCAGGGTTACATGTGGCACTGTCACATGCTCGATCACGAGGATCACGAGATGATGCTGCGTTACCGACTCCGCGCCTAG
- a CDS encoding TetR/AcrR family transcriptional regulator: MTQSTKPQERRTQAQRTAGTQTKLLDAAIDCLVEKGFARTSTQEIARRAGVSRGAQLHHFPTKESLVTAAVEHLVDKRLAEILEANTDGTRGVELLSEAFSGPLFYAALELWVAARTDPILHEAMVPLERKVADAIAGGAAEIMGKTMSPESIELSVELARGLAVSSIFRTSDADAQLRARLLPVWEAKVIQS, encoded by the coding sequence GTGACCCAGAGCACCAAGCCGCAAGAGCGGCGCACGCAGGCACAACGCACTGCCGGAACGCAGACGAAACTGCTCGACGCGGCAATCGACTGCCTGGTCGAAAAGGGGTTCGCAAGGACCAGCACGCAGGAGATCGCACGGCGTGCCGGCGTGTCCCGCGGAGCGCAACTACACCACTTCCCGACCAAAGAATCGCTTGTCACTGCCGCCGTCGAACATCTGGTGGACAAGCGGCTGGCCGAAATTCTCGAGGCGAACACCGATGGCACCCGGGGCGTCGAACTCCTCAGCGAAGCGTTCTCCGGACCGCTGTTCTACGCCGCCCTCGAACTATGGGTGGCCGCGCGAACCGATCCGATATTGCACGAGGCCATGGTCCCGTTGGAACGGAAGGTCGCCGACGCCATTGCCGGCGGTGCCGCCGAGATCATGGGTAAGACGATGTCGCCCGAATCCATCGAGCTGAGCGTAGAACTCGCTCGCGGACTGGCGGTGTCGTCGATATTCCGCACTTCCGACGCCGACGCCCAGCTGCGGGCCCGACTTCTCCCGGTATGGGAGGCAAAGGTGATCCAGTCATGA
- a CDS encoding NAD(P)/FAD-dependent oxidoreductase, translating to MTSTESVLAEESTFPEKSMLPKSVHVLVVGAGFAGIAAVSRILQDDPDADVLVIERAHDIGGTWRDNTYPGCACDVPTSLYSFSFAPSPEWSHTFARQPEIYRYLRGVVDKSGLGSRIITDCSLDAARWDAAQNIWIVETSKGIVHADILVAATGALSTPKFPDVPGLKKFTGTVFHSATWDHEQDLTGRRVAVIGTGASAVQFVPEIVDRVERLTVFQRTPAWVVPRLDRTLGKIERMLYRKFPAVQKTVRGTIYSYRELYVTALAHNPWVLPAVSVVAKAHLRRQVKNPLTRAALTPDFTIGCKRMLLSNDWLSTLDRNDVDLVTSALTSVTEDSVTDAAGNSYPVDTIIFATGFTPTEPPVSHALTGLDGRTLAEHWDGSPNAFRGTTVHGFPNLFLMYGPNTNLGHSSIVYMLESQANYLASALEQMREGGIVSVEVTEAAQRQYNSWIHDSLAGTVWNSGGCSSWYLDAEGRNPVMWPTYTFTFRNSTRTFDIVDYASTTARKGVRV from the coding sequence ATGACGAGTACCGAATCAGTCCTTGCCGAGGAATCCACTTTCCCTGAAAAATCTATGTTGCCGAAATCGGTGCACGTACTTGTCGTGGGGGCTGGATTTGCCGGTATCGCCGCGGTCTCCCGGATCCTGCAGGACGACCCCGACGCCGATGTTCTCGTCATCGAACGAGCACACGATATCGGCGGAACGTGGCGTGACAACACGTATCCGGGATGCGCCTGCGACGTCCCGACCTCGCTGTACTCCTTTTCCTTCGCACCGAGCCCCGAGTGGTCGCACACCTTCGCGCGTCAACCGGAGATCTACCGCTACCTGCGCGGAGTCGTCGACAAGTCGGGTCTGGGCAGCAGGATCATCACCGACTGTTCGCTCGACGCGGCGCGATGGGATGCGGCGCAGAACATCTGGATCGTAGAGACGAGCAAGGGCATCGTGCACGCCGATATCCTCGTTGCCGCCACCGGTGCGTTATCGACCCCGAAGTTTCCTGACGTACCCGGTCTGAAGAAGTTCACTGGCACGGTATTCCACTCGGCGACGTGGGATCACGAGCAGGACCTGACCGGCCGCCGCGTGGCGGTCATCGGTACCGGCGCGTCCGCTGTCCAGTTCGTTCCCGAGATCGTCGACCGTGTCGAACGGCTGACGGTATTTCAGCGAACGCCCGCTTGGGTAGTTCCCAGGCTGGACCGCACCCTCGGCAAGATCGAACGCATGTTGTACCGGAAGTTCCCGGCTGTCCAAAAAACAGTACGCGGAACGATATACAGCTACCGCGAGCTCTACGTCACCGCGCTGGCGCACAACCCCTGGGTGCTACCGGCGGTGTCGGTGGTCGCCAAGGCTCATCTGCGCAGACAGGTGAAGAACCCTCTGACCCGAGCTGCGCTGACGCCGGACTTCACGATCGGCTGCAAGAGGATGCTTCTTTCCAACGATTGGCTCTCTACCCTCGATCGGAACGATGTCGATCTCGTCACGAGCGCGCTTACTTCGGTCACCGAAGATTCGGTGACCGATGCGGCAGGCAACTCGTATCCGGTAGACACGATCATCTTTGCCACCGGATTCACCCCGACAGAGCCTCCGGTATCGCACGCGCTGACCGGCCTCGACGGGCGCACCCTTGCCGAGCATTGGGACGGCAGTCCGAATGCGTTCCGCGGCACCACGGTGCATGGTTTCCCCAACCTGTTCCTCATGTACGGGCCCAACACCAACCTCGGTCACAGTTCGATCGTGTACATGCTCGAGTCGCAGGCGAACTATCTCGCCTCCGCACTCGAACAGATGCGAGAGGGCGGGATCGTCAGCGTGGAGGTCACCGAAGCGGCTCAGCGGCAATATAATTCGTGGATTCACGATTCGTTGGCAGGAACGGTATGGAATTCGGGCGGGTGCTCGAGTTGGTATCTGGATGCGGAAGGCCGCAACCCGGTCATGTGGCCGACGTACACCTTCACCTTCCGGAACTCGACTCGCACCTTCGACATTGTGGACTATGCGAGTACGACAGCACGGAAAGGCGTTCGGGTATGA
- a CDS encoding GMC family oxidoreductase: MSDYDVLVIGSGFGGSVAALRAVEKGYRVGVLESGRRFTDEELPKTSWRLRKYLWAPAIGCYGVQRIHLLPDVLVMAGAGVGGGSLNYANTLYQPPRRFFEDPQWGHITDWHRELAPYYDQAKRMLGVETNPTITPSDKVMKEVAEDMGVGDTFTSTPVGVFFGTPGQESPDPFFGGVGPARTGCTECGSCMTGCRVGAKNTLVKNYLYLAEKAGAQVLPLTTVTAVRPVPGGGYEISTRRTGGKLRRSVTVLTADQVVFAAGTYGTQKLMLAMKDTAGLPNLSNRIGSLVRTNSEAVLAATARGREVDYTEGVAITSSFHPDDHTHIEPVRYGKGSNAIGLLQTVLSDGGGRTPRMLKTLGVALRHPGAAFRSLSVRHWSERTVIALVMQTDDNSLELGSTKGFFGRRLTSRPGAGDPPPQWIPQGHEAIRLLADKIGGDPGGSMAEIVNIPMTAHFLGGCAIGDSADTGVVDAYHRVYGHVGLHVVDGSAVSANLGVNPSLTITAQAERAMALWPNKGEPDRRPELGDGYREILPTSPRSPVVPAAAPGALRLPLTVVSVDAPGGTTCGA; this comes from the coding sequence ATGAGCGATTACGACGTCCTCGTCATCGGATCAGGGTTCGGCGGTAGTGTGGCGGCCCTGCGCGCAGTGGAGAAGGGATACCGCGTCGGAGTGCTCGAATCCGGCCGACGCTTCACCGACGAAGAATTACCGAAGACCAGTTGGCGGCTCCGAAAGTACTTGTGGGCGCCCGCTATCGGATGCTATGGCGTCCAAAGAATCCATCTTCTCCCCGATGTTCTGGTGATGGCAGGCGCGGGCGTCGGCGGTGGTTCGCTCAACTATGCCAACACGCTGTACCAACCTCCGCGCCGATTCTTCGAGGATCCGCAATGGGGGCACATCACCGACTGGCATCGGGAACTCGCGCCGTACTACGACCAGGCCAAACGGATGTTGGGCGTGGAGACGAACCCGACCATCACGCCCTCGGACAAAGTCATGAAAGAAGTGGCCGAGGACATGGGAGTGGGGGACACCTTCACCAGTACGCCGGTCGGCGTCTTCTTCGGAACGCCAGGGCAGGAGTCACCGGATCCGTTCTTCGGTGGAGTCGGACCAGCGCGGACCGGGTGTACCGAGTGCGGATCGTGCATGACGGGATGCCGGGTCGGGGCCAAGAACACTCTTGTCAAGAACTATCTGTACCTGGCAGAAAAAGCTGGCGCACAGGTACTTCCACTGACAACTGTGACGGCTGTTCGGCCCGTGCCAGGCGGCGGATACGAGATTTCCACACGCAGGACCGGTGGCAAGCTTCGCCGAAGTGTCACCGTGCTGACGGCAGACCAAGTGGTCTTCGCAGCAGGTACGTACGGAACCCAAAAGCTGATGTTGGCGATGAAGGACACTGCTGGACTCCCTAATCTGTCGAACAGGATCGGCTCACTGGTCCGGACCAATTCGGAGGCTGTGCTTGCCGCGACCGCACGGGGCCGCGAGGTCGACTACACCGAAGGCGTCGCGATCACCTCATCGTTCCATCCCGATGACCACACGCATATCGAACCAGTTCGCTATGGCAAGGGCAGCAACGCGATCGGGCTGCTACAGACCGTGCTGAGCGACGGCGGAGGTAGAACGCCTCGCATGCTGAAAACGCTCGGCGTGGCGCTACGCCATCCGGGAGCGGCGTTCCGCAGCCTGTCGGTCCGCCATTGGTCGGAGCGGACGGTGATTGCGCTGGTGATGCAGACCGACGACAACTCGCTCGAGCTGGGATCGACGAAGGGTTTCTTCGGCAGACGGCTCACCAGCAGGCCCGGCGCCGGCGATCCGCCACCGCAGTGGATCCCGCAGGGCCACGAAGCAATCAGGCTGCTCGCGGACAAGATCGGCGGCGACCCGGGAGGGTCCATGGCCGAGATCGTCAACATCCCGATGACTGCCCACTTTCTCGGCGGATGCGCTATCGGAGACTCGGCCGACACGGGCGTCGTCGACGCCTATCACCGTGTCTACGGACACGTTGGTCTCCATGTGGTGGACGGTTCGGCCGTCAGCGCCAACCTCGGTGTCAACCCATCGCTCACCATTACCGCCCAGGCCGAGCGCGCTATGGCGTTGTGGCCGAACAAGGGTGAGCCGGACCGACGCCCAGAACTGGGAGACGGGTACCGCGAGATCCTCCCGACGTCGCCGAGAAGCCCGGTTGTACCTGCCGCTGCTCCAGGCGCACTGCGACTGCCGTTGACCGTCGTTTCGGTCGACGCTCCTGGAGGTACGACATGTGGAGCGTGA
- a CDS encoding Fur family transcriptional regulator, which translates to MNDATLEPTAQLRSVGLRVTAPRVAVLTAVAAQPHSDADEVAAVVRSRIGSVSTQAVYDVLRACVGAGLLRRIEPAGSSALYESRTGDNHHHLVCRVCTTVVDVDCVVGRSPCLEPSESHGFVVEEAEIVFWGLCSDCAPSVDAQDSGIAHSATSAPSAIPSHTASNDARRVSPSVGNHSST; encoded by the coding sequence CTGAACGACGCAACTCTCGAACCCACCGCGCAATTGCGCTCGGTGGGTCTGAGAGTGACGGCGCCACGGGTGGCGGTTCTGACTGCGGTTGCAGCCCAACCGCATTCGGATGCAGATGAGGTCGCAGCAGTGGTGCGATCCCGCATCGGCTCGGTGTCCACACAGGCGGTGTACGACGTTCTTCGTGCCTGCGTCGGTGCCGGACTCCTCCGGCGGATCGAGCCTGCAGGTTCGTCTGCGCTGTACGAAAGCAGAACCGGCGACAATCACCACCACCTGGTCTGCCGAGTATGCACAACAGTGGTCGACGTCGATTGCGTCGTCGGCCGATCACCATGCCTCGAGCCGTCGGAGTCTCATGGATTCGTCGTAGAGGAAGCCGAGATCGTGTTCTGGGGGCTCTGCTCCGACTGTGCGCCGTCAGTGGATGCGCAGGATTCGGGCATCGCACATTCGGCTACATCTGCTCCAAGCGCCATTCCAAGCCATACGGCGTCCAACGATGCCCGCCGGGTCAGTCCCTCGGTCGGCAACCACTCATCAACTTAG
- a CDS encoding catalase, with amino-acid sequence MTKPTTTNGGIPVASDEHSLTAGTQGPILLHDHYLIEKMAQFNRERVPERVVHAKGAGAFGELEITGDISKFTKAKVLQPGAKTEMLARFSTVAGEQGSPDTWRDPRGFSLKFYTEEGNWDLVGNNTPVFFMRDPMKFQDFIRSQKRMPDSGLRDNNMQWDFWTLSPETAHQVTWLMGDRGIPKSFRHMDGFGSHTYQLINEAGERNWVKFHFKTDQGIEFLTQAKADELAGTSPDHHRQDLFGSIKKGDFPSWTLKVQIMPYNEAEDYKFNPFDLTKTWSQRDYPLIEVGKMTLDRNPENFHAQIEQSSFEPSNIVPGIGFSPDKMLLGRVFSYADAHRYRIGANYAQLPVNAPKVPVNSYSKDGSMRYSFNSADTPVYAPNSYGGPKADTNTYGDDGSWDFEPRFVRTGYIEHPEDGDFVQPGTLYREVMDDAARERLVGNIVGHALNGVTEEVLVRVFQYWSNVDPELGKKVEEGVRAGQSDAEPTTSQSPTAPGDEAAKV; translated from the coding sequence ATGACGAAGCCAACCACCACCAATGGCGGAATCCCAGTGGCCAGCGATGAGCATTCGCTCACTGCAGGCACGCAGGGTCCGATCCTGCTACATGATCATTACCTCATCGAGAAGATGGCGCAGTTCAACCGTGAGCGTGTCCCGGAGCGTGTCGTCCACGCCAAGGGCGCAGGTGCATTCGGTGAACTCGAAATCACCGGTGACATAAGCAAATTCACGAAGGCCAAGGTTCTCCAGCCCGGTGCGAAGACCGAGATGTTGGCGCGTTTCTCCACGGTGGCGGGCGAGCAGGGTAGCCCTGACACCTGGCGCGATCCGCGCGGATTCTCGCTCAAGTTCTATACCGAGGAAGGCAACTGGGACCTCGTGGGCAACAACACCCCGGTTTTCTTCATGAGGGATCCGATGAAGTTCCAGGACTTCATTCGGAGCCAGAAGCGCATGCCGGACTCCGGATTGCGCGACAACAATATGCAGTGGGACTTCTGGACGCTCTCTCCCGAGACCGCGCATCAGGTTACGTGGCTCATGGGGGACCGCGGCATCCCGAAGTCGTTCCGCCACATGGACGGATTCGGTTCGCACACCTACCAGCTGATCAACGAGGCCGGTGAACGCAACTGGGTGAAGTTCCACTTCAAGACCGACCAGGGCATCGAATTCTTGACGCAGGCCAAGGCCGACGAACTCGCCGGAACCTCGCCCGATCATCACCGTCAGGATCTGTTCGGCTCCATCAAGAAGGGTGACTTCCCCAGCTGGACGCTCAAGGTGCAGATCATGCCGTACAACGAGGCAGAAGACTACAAGTTCAACCCGTTCGACCTCACCAAGACCTGGTCGCAGAGGGATTACCCGCTGATCGAGGTCGGTAAGATGACCCTCGATCGCAACCCCGAGAACTTCCACGCCCAGATCGAGCAGAGCTCCTTCGAGCCGTCGAACATCGTTCCCGGCATCGGGTTCAGCCCGGACAAGATGCTGCTCGGCCGGGTCTTCTCCTACGCCGATGCACACCGTTACCGGATCGGCGCCAACTACGCGCAGCTGCCCGTCAATGCACCGAAGGTTCCGGTCAATTCGTACTCCAAGGACGGGTCGATGCGGTACTCGTTCAATTCCGCCGACACCCCTGTGTACGCACCGAATTCGTACGGCGGACCGAAGGCCGACACGAATACGTACGGCGACGACGGATCCTGGGACTTCGAGCCACGGTTCGTGCGCACCGGTTACATCGAGCATCCCGAGGACGGTGACTTCGTTCAGCCAGGGACGCTGTACCGCGAGGTCATGGATGATGCGGCGCGGGAGCGCTTGGTAGGCAACATCGTCGGACATGCGCTCAACGGCGTGACCGAGGAAGTGCTGGTTCGAGTCTTCCAGTACTGGTCGAACGTGGACCCAGAACTCGGCAAGAAGGTCGAAGAAGGTGTCCGTGCAGGTCAGTCAGACGCCGAGCCGACGACGAGTCAGTCACCGACCGCTCCTGGCGACGAGGCCGCAAAGGTCTAG
- a CDS encoding DNA starvation/stationary phase protection protein, with translation MNNPITSSLDAGQQKIAGDALQGTVVDLIDLSLIAKQAHWNVIGKNFRSVHLALDELVAAAREFTDSSAERATAIGVSPDGRSATVSATAGTKGIGDGWTKDEQVIAAVVDNLTAVIDRLRGRIADTEAADPVTQDLLIAITARLEQLHWMWQAQVG, from the coding sequence ATGAACAACCCCATTACCAGTTCACTCGACGCCGGACAGCAGAAGATCGCAGGCGACGCGCTACAGGGCACCGTCGTGGACCTGATCGACTTGTCCTTGATCGCCAAGCAGGCCCACTGGAACGTCATCGGAAAGAACTTCCGTTCGGTCCACCTCGCTCTGGACGAGCTCGTAGCCGCAGCTCGCGAGTTCACCGATTCGTCGGCCGAGCGCGCCACCGCGATCGGGGTCAGCCCGGACGGCCGCTCCGCCACGGTTTCGGCGACGGCGGGAACCAAGGGAATCGGTGACGGTTGGACCAAGGACGAGCAGGTCATCGCCGCAGTGGTCGACAACCTCACCGCTGTGATCGATCGCCTGCGCGGTCGCATCGCCGATACCGAGGCGGCCGACCCGGTCACCCAGGATCTGCTGATCGCGATCACCGCGCGACTCGAGCAGCTGCACTGGATGTGGCAGGCACAGGTCGGCTGA